A window from Pseudomonas sp. Tri1 encodes these proteins:
- the fliH gene encoding flagellar assembly protein FliH, giving the protein MSAKSDDSPSDLIRARDVGGFDVWSLPSFDPHVPEPEPEPVEELPEMEEVPLEEVQPLTLEEVESIRQEAYNEGFAVGEKEGFHSTTLKVRQEADVALTAKLRALELLMHNLFDPIAEQDTQIEKSLVGLVQHITKQVIQRELAIDSNQIEHVMREALKLLPLGVGNVRLYINPQDFELVKALRERHEETWRIVEDASLLPGGCRVETEHSRIDATVETRISQVMAKLFDQLHEQALHPAASDLSLELPDEPTVAADDEPSIAEPDPVELSVPALDGRDAP; this is encoded by the coding sequence ATGTCTGCCAAGAGTGATGATTCACCCAGCGACCTGATCCGCGCCCGGGACGTCGGCGGTTTCGACGTCTGGTCGCTGCCAAGCTTCGACCCCCACGTGCCCGAGCCTGAGCCGGAGCCTGTGGAAGAGTTGCCGGAAATGGAGGAAGTGCCGCTGGAGGAAGTCCAGCCACTGACTCTGGAGGAAGTCGAGAGCATTCGCCAGGAGGCCTACAACGAAGGCTTCGCCGTTGGCGAGAAGGAAGGGTTCCACAGCACCACGCTCAAGGTCCGTCAGGAAGCCGACGTGGCGCTGACGGCCAAGTTGCGGGCGTTGGAATTGCTGATGCACAACCTGTTCGATCCTATCGCCGAGCAGGACACCCAGATCGAGAAATCCCTGGTGGGTTTGGTGCAACACATCACCAAACAGGTGATCCAGCGTGAACTGGCCATTGATTCGAACCAGATCGAACACGTCATGCGCGAAGCCCTCAAGCTATTGCCGCTGGGCGTAGGCAATGTGCGGTTGTACATCAACCCCCAGGATTTCGAGTTGGTCAAAGCCTTGCGCGAGCGTCATGAAGAAACCTGGCGCATTGTGGAGGATGCTTCGTTACTGCCGGGTGGTTGCCGGGTGGAAACCGAGCACAGCCGTATCGATGCGACGGTCGAAACCCGCATCAGTCAGGTCATGGCCAAGCTGTTTGACCAATTGCACGAACAGGCCCTGCATCCGGCAGCCAGCGATTTGAGTCTGGAGTTGCCGGACGAACCCACGGTCGCGGCTGATGATGAACCGAGCATCGCTGAGCCGGATCCCGTTGAATTGAGTGTTCCTGCATTGGACGGCCGTGATGCGCCTTGA
- the fliI gene encoding flagellar protein export ATPase FliI, giving the protein MRLERTSFGKRLGSYAEATELAGQPILEGRLLRMVGLTLEAEGLRAAMGSRCMVINDDSYHPVQVEAEVMGFSGSKVFLMPVGSVAGIAPGARVVPLPDTGRLPMGMGMLGRVLDGAGRALDGKGGMKAEDWVPMDGPTINPLKRDPISVPLDVGIRCINGLLTVGRGQRLGLFAGTGVGKSVLLGMMTRFTEADIIVVGLIGERGREVKEFIEHILGEEGLKRSVVVASPADDAPLMRLRAAMYCTRIAEYFRDKGKNVLLLMDSLTRFAQAQREIALAIGEPPATKGYPPSVFAKLPKLVERAGNAEKGGGSITAFYTVLSEGDDQQDPIADSARGVLDGHIVLSRRLAEEGHYPAIDIEASISRVMPSVISAEHMKRAQQFKQYWSRYQQSRDLISVGAYVPGGDRETDTAINLYPAMAVYLRQSLNDNIGMGASEAHLQSIFTPVAGG; this is encoded by the coding sequence ATGCGCCTTGAGCGAACCAGCTTCGGCAAGCGCCTGGGCAGCTACGCCGAGGCCACTGAGTTGGCCGGCCAGCCGATCCTGGAAGGGCGCCTGCTGCGCATGGTCGGCCTGACGCTTGAAGCCGAAGGCCTGCGTGCCGCCATGGGCAGTCGCTGCATGGTGATCAACGACGACAGCTATCACCCCGTTCAGGTCGAAGCCGAAGTCATGGGCTTTTCCGGCAGCAAAGTCTTTTTGATGCCGGTGGGCAGCGTGGCCGGTATCGCCCCGGGGGCGCGCGTGGTGCCCCTGCCCGACACCGGTCGGCTGCCCATGGGCATGGGTATGCTCGGACGCGTGCTGGACGGGGCCGGACGTGCCCTGGACGGCAAAGGTGGGATGAAGGCCGAAGACTGGGTGCCGATGGATGGCCCGACAATCAACCCCCTCAAGCGCGACCCCATCAGCGTGCCGCTGGACGTGGGCATTCGTTGCATCAACGGTTTGTTGACGGTTGGGCGCGGCCAGCGTCTGGGCCTGTTTGCCGGTACCGGGGTGGGTAAGAGTGTGCTGCTGGGCATGATGACCCGTTTCACCGAAGCCGACATCATCGTGGTGGGCCTGATCGGCGAGCGGGGCCGCGAGGTGAAGGAATTCATCGAGCACATCCTTGGCGAAGAAGGGCTCAAGCGTTCGGTCGTAGTCGCTTCGCCAGCGGACGATGCCCCGCTGATGCGGCTGCGGGCGGCCATGTACTGCACGCGCATCGCCGAGTATTTCCGCGACAAGGGCAAGAATGTCCTGTTGCTGATGGATTCGCTGACCCGTTTTGCCCAGGCCCAGCGGGAAATCGCCCTGGCCATTGGCGAGCCGCCGGCCACCAAGGGTTATCCACCTTCAGTGTTCGCCAAGCTGCCGAAGCTGGTGGAACGTGCCGGTAACGCAGAGAAGGGCGGTGGTTCGATCACGGCGTTTTATACCGTGCTGTCTGAGGGTGACGACCAGCAAGACCCCATTGCCGACTCCGCTCGGGGTGTGCTCGATGGTCACATTGTGCTGTCCAGACGCTTGGCCGAAGAGGGACATTACCCAGCCATCGATATCGAAGCGTCCATCAGCCGGGTGATGCCGTCGGTCATCAGTGCCGAACACATGAAGCGTGCCCAACAGTTCAAGCAATACTGGTCGCGCTACCAGCAAAGCCGCGACCTGATCAGCGTCGGTGCCTACGTGCCCGGCGGTGACCGGGAAACCGACACCGCCATCAATCTCTATCCGGCCATGGCCGTTTACCTGCGCCAGAGCCTGAACGACAACATCGGCATGGGCGCCAGCGAAGCGCACCTGCAGAGTATTTTCACCCCGGTCGCCGGCGGCTAA